A region of Pyxidicoccus parkwaysis DNA encodes the following proteins:
- a CDS encoding Uma2 family endonuclease, with translation MERKPATYADLVALPDNVIGELIGGVLHASPWPAGAEIIAGINLGAALGMPIVTGRGGTGGWVMLRKPELRLGEDVLVPDLVGWHHERIPNPREVEAFTMVPDWVCEVIAPSTQTLDLEVKLPVYAREGVRHVWLVDPRAKVLEVLRLEGSGYSLVVTHSGPAVVRAEPFDAVELKLSFIWGK, from the coding sequence ATGGAACGGAAACCGGCCACATACGCGGACCTGGTAGCGCTCCCCGACAATGTCATCGGAGAGCTGATTGGCGGGGTGCTGCACGCCAGCCCATGGCCTGCTGGGGCGGAGATCATCGCGGGAATCAACCTGGGTGCCGCGCTGGGCATGCCAATCGTCACGGGGCGGGGAGGGACAGGTGGATGGGTCATGCTCCGTAAGCCGGAGTTGCGTCTGGGCGAGGACGTGCTGGTGCCCGACCTGGTCGGCTGGCACCACGAGCGGATTCCCAATCCGCGAGAGGTGGAGGCCTTCACGATGGTGCCGGACTGGGTCTGCGAGGTGATAGCTCCCTCAACGCAGACCCTGGACCTCGAGGTGAAACTGCCCGTCTATGCGCGCGAGGGCGTGAGGCACGTCTGGCTGGTGGACCCGAGAGCCAAGGTGCTGGAGGTGCTTCGATTGGAGGGCTCAGGCTATTCGCTGGTTGTGACCCACTCCGGCCCGGCGGTCGTTCGCGCGGAGCCCTTCGACGCCGTCGAACTGAAGCTGTCCTTCATCTGGGGCAAG
- a CDS encoding alpha-hydroxy acid oxidase produces MIVNIEDLRQRARRRLPKAVFDYVEGSAEDGFTASANRRGFDRYLFRARSLVDVSVVDRSTTVLGEKLATPLILGPTGLAGLLAPRGEELAAKGAASRGALFTLSTMSIGTIEEVAAAAPSPLWFQLYVWRDRGVTRSLVERAKAAGYRALCLTVDVPAMGNRENDRRNGFTIPPRITFTNLLDVFRHLGWVLRMSSSPRATFGNFVDLPELKRTDAVSVAQFTNSQFDPSVTWKDVEWLRSVWPGPLVLKGISCAEDARRAVELGVEAIIVSNHGGRQLDFLPGAVDVLPEVVDAVEGRSEVILDGGIRRGSDVVKAIAMGARACMIGRPFLYGLAANGQAGVELALDILSKEIDRTLALLGRPKLADLDRSALRVDVPALLEAPGSSLRLVDGARRLPVG; encoded by the coding sequence GTGATCGTCAACATCGAGGACCTCCGCCAGCGCGCCCGCCGACGGCTGCCCAAGGCCGTGTTCGACTACGTGGAGGGCTCCGCCGAGGACGGCTTCACGGCGAGCGCCAACCGGCGCGGCTTCGACCGCTACCTCTTCCGGGCACGCTCGCTGGTGGACGTGAGCGTGGTGGACCGCTCCACCACGGTGCTCGGCGAGAAGCTGGCCACGCCGCTCATCCTCGGGCCCACGGGGCTCGCGGGACTGCTCGCGCCCCGAGGCGAGGAGCTGGCCGCGAAGGGCGCGGCGAGCCGGGGCGCGCTGTTCACCTTGAGCACCATGTCCATCGGCACCATCGAGGAGGTGGCCGCCGCGGCGCCCTCGCCGCTGTGGTTCCAGCTCTACGTGTGGAGGGACCGGGGCGTGACGCGCTCGCTGGTGGAGCGGGCAAAGGCGGCGGGCTATCGCGCGCTGTGCCTCACGGTGGACGTGCCGGCCATGGGCAACCGCGAGAATGACAGGCGCAATGGCTTCACCATTCCGCCGCGCATCACCTTCACCAACCTGCTCGACGTGTTCCGGCACCTCGGCTGGGTGCTGCGCATGTCGTCGAGTCCCCGGGCCACGTTCGGCAACTTCGTGGACCTGCCGGAGTTGAAGCGCACGGATGCGGTGTCCGTGGCGCAGTTCACCAACAGCCAGTTCGACCCGTCGGTGACGTGGAAGGACGTGGAGTGGCTGCGCTCGGTGTGGCCGGGGCCGCTGGTGCTCAAGGGCATCTCGTGCGCGGAGGATGCGCGGCGCGCGGTGGAGCTGGGCGTGGAGGCCATCATCGTGTCCAACCATGGCGGGCGGCAGCTCGACTTCCTGCCGGGTGCGGTGGATGTGCTGCCGGAGGTGGTGGACGCGGTGGAGGGGCGCAGCGAGGTCATCCTCGATGGCGGCATCCGCCGTGGGTCGGACGTGGTGAAGGCGATTGCGATGGGGGCTCGGGCCTGCATGATTGGACGGCCGTTCCTGTACGGGCTGGCGGCCAACGGGCAGGCGGGGGTGGAGCTGGCGCTGGACATCCTCTCCAAGGAGATTGACCGGACGCTGGCGCTGCTCGGACGGCCGAAGCTGGCGGACCTGGACCGCTCGGCGCTCCGTGTGGATGTGCCGGCGTTGCTGGAGGCGCCGGGCTCGTCGCTGCGGCTCGTGGATGGGGCTCGCCGGCTGCCGGTGGGTTGA